ATCCGGGTCTGGAATCGGCGGTCAGCACCGGTGGGCGGCTCATGGTTGGGAGTGAGGCCCGGCAGGAAGAGCAGCGGGGTGCCTGACCCGATGGAGAGGTAGGGCATCCCGCCGGGCCAGGTGCCGTGGATGCGCGGTAGCGGGGAAGGTGCTGGCATGCGGCTGCCCTTCGCTCGGGTGCGGTCGGGCGACCGCGGGGCTGTGCGACGTAGGCGAGAGTAGCGCGGGCGGGGAGTGCGGGGGAGTGCCCCGGCCGGCCGCGGGGTCAGGAGCGGTGCTGTTCCCCGGGTAGGAGTTCCACCACGCGCAGCCGCTCGAGTACCACCGGGGTGTCGTCGGTGACGCTGAAGGTGGGGTCGTCCAGGTGGCCGCGCATATCGGGGCTGGTCCAGAACGCCTCGTGGGCGGCGCGCCAACCGGCCACCGAGTCGTGGCCCTCGCCCTCGTCGCGGGCATGGCGCACGTCGACGTCGGCCAGGCGCACCACCTGCACCGCCGTCGTCTCGATGATCGCCACCGGCTGCCCGGCGGAGTCGATGAGCACCTGGCGTGCCCCGACCTCGGGCAGCGGCTCGTTCTCGACGCCGTACTCCACCAGGGTGGACGTGGTCGCGGTCTTCGAGCCGTCCAGAATCGCGGCGACGAGCCGGTCCCGCAGCGGTCCGGGGAATGCGAACTCGGC
This is a stretch of genomic DNA from Cryobacterium soli. It encodes these proteins:
- a CDS encoding ASCH domain-containing protein, coding for MTDPFDPSAGTGGDHAAPDSLPVAEFAFPGPLRDRLVAAILDGSKTATTSTLVEYGVENEPLPEVGARQVLIDSAGQPVAIIETTAVQVVRLADVDVRHARDEGEGHDSVAGWRAAHEAFWTSPDMRGHLDDPTFSVTDDTPVVLERLRVVELLPGEQHRS